The Lolium rigidum isolate FL_2022 chromosome 1, APGP_CSIRO_Lrig_0.1, whole genome shotgun sequence region AATGCCCCTTTCATGATCTTCCtagtaatattgttattaataacttctatgcaaggctttctcttcatgataaggATTTATTGGATGCTTCTTGTTCTAGATCATTTACACGTATGAAGGAAGAAGCTAAATGGGATCTTCTCGACCACATTTaggaaaataccgaaggatgggagagtgATAATGGAAGAAAGTCAGGTATTAATTATATATGATTATGAATGCGTTGAATCTTTTATGCAAACTGATGACTTCCGTAATACTAGTGttgtttatggtcttgattctcaagttcttgcaaattgttttaaggcttttgcctcttatcttgatgttcctAAAAAGGAGTGGAACAAGTATCATGCACCTTATAAGGATATTGTTAATTGTGTTCATGCTAGAAATATTGAAGTTTGCACTGCTGATCATGTTTTGCCTGAACCTTATATTGAGAAAATACCTTTTCCTGCCAAGGTAAAGGATCATTctattataactagtgtggttaataaaagtaaaaaagaaaggtaTAGAACCTGATGAACAAATAACTATTAAACCTGCAGTAGCAATAGTAAAGGACTTGgttactgaaaatgtagaagatggacatattatattttgtgaagatgcttctaatattgtttcacattctAGTAATCCAAGAAAACTAGTGTTCCTGTGCTTTCTGTCAGaataggtgatcattgctattatggtttatgtgatattggtgcaagttctagtgttattccttatgagctttaaaagaaaattatgcatgaaattggttcatgtgaacttgaagaaattgatgtggttattcagcttgctaatagagagaccatctctccgattggtattgttagagatgtagaagttttatgtggtaagattaaatatcctgctgattttctagtacttggttcagctgctagtaagacttgtcctataatttttggtagacctttcttgaatacttgtggtgctattatagattgcaagaaggacaaAATTCTTACTAAATTTGATGGAGAATCTTACGAATTTAATTTTTCTAAGTTTGCTAAAGCTCATTTTAAAACTGAATTGTCTAAtgaagattttagagttgaacaacttgCTTCTATTGATGTTGCTCCTAACAATGCTTTGCAGCAATATATGGAGGATCACGAAAGTGAGGTCTTTATGGAGGAAAGAAAAGAAATTGACGagatttttcttcgtcaaccggAGATGCTTAAGCACGATTTACCTGTGGAGATTATTGGGAGTactgaagaagcaccgaggagctatgggatatactcttgatgatttgaaggggatttctcctacaATATGCCAGCATGCTACTAATATGGAACCAGATGCAAAgccagttgttgaacatcaacgccgtttaattccgaagatgaaggatgtggtaagaaatgaggtattgaaacttcttgatgctggtattatttatcctattgctgatagtagatgggttattgAAACATCCTATCCTTGAATATTCACATGACCATGGCGGCTCGCACAGAAGGGTCCTTGGCTCCTCTCTCGGCTACCTCCACTTGAGGATCCCCCTCCCCTCCACTCTCCTACCTCCTCCAAAATTGCAGATGGGCTCCCGCCTCATGGGTGCCAGCTCCAGGGTGATATGTTTGACAGATCAGGCCGTCGGAGGAGGGAAGATGCTGACATCGGATGATGCCATTGGAGAGGCGGAGGGGGACGCCAGATGGGGGCATAGGGAGCTGCCAGATTTGGCACGGACGAAGCAACCAGAAGTTGGCGGAGGGTGTCGTCCAGGCTATTTTCTCCCATGGGCAGCCCTAAAGTTCACCCTCAAGGAGCTATTGGCGAGTCTCCCATCCCTTTCCTGCAGCGCGCGGCCAGAGGGCTAGAGCTCCGAGAATGCCCACTGTGACTCCCCATGGTCTAGGAAGGTAAAGCACATGGTAATCTTTTTGTGCTTTTTTTGTAGATAGGGTTTTCCTTTCCTAATTAGCAGCTTATGCGGGTAACTAAGCGATCGTCGCGAGCATgcatgttgtctatgtgggttgtcTGTGTAAGCCTGCATAAGTTTAGCAGACACATGCGAAAATAGGCGGGGCACCCACGGGTCGTCCCACTTACAGCATGATACTTGCATCCACCTGCCCCTGGGGTAAAATTTCGGTTCCAAGTTACCAGAAGAGGTTGTCCTCATCGTCATGGACTCTTGGCTACTCTTTTCATCCCGTCAACCACGAGCTACGCATCGCCAAGAGATGTTGAGCAATGGGTGCTTGAATAATCTTGTGTTCAGAGTTGTTTCCCGTTCATGTCACAAAGACTGCGGCGCCCGTGCATGTGGCATGCCGCATGTTTGTTTCGTTGGATTCACTTTTTTCACACCTTAAGATCCGTGCTCTAGGTTTCATTatgggcgtgtttggtagcctgcatgagAATCATGGATCACTGCGCCAGCGAGATGGGACTCCCATCTCGTTTTGGACAAGCTCCGATTCACGATTGGCACATCGTTTGATAGGCTGTGTTGCACCGGGTGGCACCCAAGTGACACTTTGATTGGTTGGTCGCATGGTTTTCGTAGCCTCACCTATATGACaacatggtgaccttacctcacctatcacaagaccaccatggcaccacCATTCACAAGCTTTGGCACGTCGGCGAtggcaccgccggtcacgccggtcaaaagcatcaccacatcgccgaccacgaagacgaaaaccaccatgacaccatcggTGACGCCGGTCACACGCATGGgcatgtcgccgaccacgaagacgaacgccaccatgacaccgtcggcgACGCCGATCACAAGCAACACCATCTCACCGTCCACGAAGACAAgcaccaccaggacaccgccggtcacgccagTCACAAGCATGGACACGTCAACGACCACACAGACGAATACCACCATGACACTGTCggtgacgccggtcacaagcatcaccatgtcgccgaccaagaagacgaacaccaccaggacaccgctggtcacaagcatgggacatcaccgaccacgaagacgaacaccaccatgacaccgtcggtgacgccggtcacaagcatcaccatgtcgccgaccaaGAAGATGAACACCAgcaggacaccgccggtcacgccggtcacaagcatgggcacgtcaccgaccacgaagacgaacaccaccatgacaccgtcggtgacgccggtcacaagcatcaccatgtctccGACcaagaagacgaacaccaccaggacaccgccggtcacgccggtcacaagcatgggcacatcaccgaccacgaagacgaacaccactatgacaccgtcggtgacgccggtcacaagcatcaccatgtcgccgaccacgaagacgaacaccaccaagacatcgccggtcacgccggtcacaagcatgggcacatcgccgaccacgaaaacgaacatcaccatgacaccgtcggtcacgtcGGTCACAACACGTCAcctaccacgaagacgaacaccaccatgactccaccaccatggattatcacctctcacttctcacctatcatcaccacGTCGTCGTCCATGAAATTGAGaagcgagaagttgagcaaaagtacTCCAAACCTTAGTCACACATACGTACAGATTGCAGTATTATGTATCAATTTATGTACACCGACAAAAACCcgtcaacatgaaagtcatgcggaatggtgaggtgaacctactcctgaAAGAAAATCTCAAATGGTTCAGCGTGTGCgacgaatttgacaaaattcgcttaaaactacatacacgaaattgacgatttacggccggcgaaactcgaaaccgattgtgggAATTGGTTCATATCATTGATACACATCTTTTTCGTGTACATCTTTTTTCGATTCAGAttatgtttgtgttgatttgagaGGGGGTGTGTGGAGTAGTGTAAGGGATAGTGAGTGTAAGCAATAGCTCGTGCAACCGTTGCATCGCTGGAGTCAAAGTGGCGCGAGAACGGGTCTGTCCCTGGAGAAACTACCGAACCGGACGTTTCTCCATGGCCTGGCCCGAcgctgctttgagaaccggttcctaCAATAACGCGGCTCGGCCCAGACAACCAAACGAGCAGAATATTGCTGACTCGATGCGAGCTAGGGgatgcagcctaccaaacgcgccctatgtTTCGTCAAGTTTCAGAAATCTGAAGCATAATGATATGACCTGGTGTGCCCATGCACGGAACAAACACCACGAAATGCATTGCACGGAACAAACACCACTGTGTCAGCAGTGGAAATGCATGTGTCCCGACATCCCTGCATGTTTGTATCGCTAGATTCAGTATGTTTCACGCTTTGGGATCAGTGTTGCATGTTTCGTCAAGGAGCAGCGCAGCCGCACTTGTTGGCGCGCTCCCGATCCAGGCCGTCTTCGATTCAGAAACAAACTCGGTCCGGTCCGACTCCGAGTTCAGAAACACCTATAGAATCAGTACTAGTACTAGAAGCGGAGAGACTAGGCCGATAGAATCAGTTAAGCTAGACTTCCAATAATGGAGATCGACATGCAAACCCCCGACGCCCTCATGGGGTTGGCGTTCGGCATCCCCACGTCCGCCGGTGACGACGTCGGCTAGGAGAACGGCCACCGCTGGGACCCCATGGATTGCGACGAGGCGCCGCTGCCCGCGCGGACGGCACTGAGGATGGACTGCGACTTCTCCTACCTGCCGGACCACGACGAAGACGCCCACTTCTGCCACGCCAGGGccggcgtcgtcggcgtcgcggACGGGGTCGGGGATGCCGCGGCGACGGCGTGGACGCCGCCGAGTTCTCGCGCGGGCTCATGGCCAACGCCTACAACGCGGTGACTGCAGCTGCAGGGTCCTCCTCCGGCATCTGCCCTTACACGCTGCTGGAGATGGCGTACCAGAAGACGGTCGCGTCGACGCGCACGCCGGCGGCCTCCACCGCGCTAGTGCTGTCGCTGGCCGGCCAGGCCCTCAGGTGGGCCTACGTCGGCGACAGCGCCTTCGCCGTGTTCCGCCGCGGCAGGCTCCTGCTCCGCGCGCTCCCGCAGCAGCACTACTTCAACTGCCCGTTCCAGCTCAGCGCGGTCGGCGGCGACAGGGTGAAGGACGCGGCGGTGGGCGAGTTCCCGGTGGAGGAAGGCGACGTTGTGGTGGCCGGGACGGACGGCCTCTTCGACAACGTATTCGACGCGGCGCTCGAGGGGATCGTGCAGAGGTGCACGGCTTTGAGTCTCACGCCAGGCAAGATGGCACAAGCGGTAGGAAGACTTGCCTACGACATGGCTAGGAGCAGTAGGGAGTCGCCCTTCAGTGCCGCCAGCCGGGAACAGCAAGGTACCAACTTCACCGGCGGCAAAATGGACGATATTACTGTCATCGTCGCCTTCATTGTATCGTAGCCTCCTAACAGGCTCCATGTAATTGATCTTACCACGACGATATGATATTTTTAGGAGAACATACAACTAGCTAAGTAGACGGCTCGAATCTCTCAAATTCAATCGAAATCTACAGAACTGTGATACTTTTTGCCTAACATGCGAGCCTACCTACAATCCTATAGGGTACACCCGTCATGAGGGAGCATAAGTTTCCGGCTAGTATAAATGATGTATCTTCAATATTGGTTTCGTTGTGGCGTGTCCGCGTGATCACGCTTCTTTTTTGTTTACTCTCTGTGCAATAATGATATATCTCTAATTAAATTCTGTATTCACTCTAGTTGATGCGCCAATCTATGATTAGTTCAACTGAGAGGATGCAGATATTTTGAGAGGATTCTTTTAGACACGTGGCCTTCGATTCCGACCTTGTTTTATCTAGTAAATTCTAAAAAAAACACCACATTATTGCGGGAAGTTCGTAAACCCACCGCTATTCGGTGAAATTGAAAAAATCACTAGTATTGAGAGAATTCGTTTTAGTATACATTAATCATGTTTTTAGCCGTATTAACGATGTTTTTGGCAAGTTGGACCCACTATCAGGTCTACGTGGCACACAGTGATGATCGAATATAACGTTAGACATACCTAACTCTTGGATTTTTTCTGTAAATATTTAAAACTCCTCTCTTCTGCGGCAATGGCGCCGCCACTCGCGACCCCCTAGTTTCGTCGCCTCCGTGCCTGCCTGTCCTTGTCTAGGCTGGAGCGCGCCCGCACgcgggtgatacgtcccaaacgtatctataatttcttatgttccatgctacttttatgatgatactcacatgttttatacacattatatgtcatatttatgcattttccggcactaacctattgacgagatgtcgaagagccgattgctgttttctgctgtttttggtttcagaaatcctagtaaggaaatattctcggaattggacgaaatcaacgcccagggtcctatttttccacgaagctttcagaagtccgaagaggaaacgaagtggggtcacgaggtggcgacacactagggcggcgcggcctagagggggcccgcgcagccctagcgtgtggggcccccgtgactctcccgactccgcccttccgcctacttaaagcctctgtcgcgaaacccccagtaccgagagccacgatacggaaaa contains the following coding sequences:
- the LOC124652557 gene encoding putative protein phosphatase 2C 24; this translates as MDCDEAPLPARTALRMDCDFSYLPDHDEDAHFCHARAGVVGVADGVGDAAATAWTPPRSSSGICPYTLLEMAYQKTVAWAYVGDSAFAVFRRGRLLLRALPQQHYFNCPFQLSAVGGDRVKDAAVGEFPVEEGDVVVAGTDGLFDNVFDAALEGIVQRCTALSLTPGKMAQAVGRLAYDMARSSRESPFSAASREQQGTNFTGGKMDDITVIVAFIVS